The Populus nigra chromosome 14, ddPopNigr1.1, whole genome shotgun sequence genome has a segment encoding these proteins:
- the LOC133673364 gene encoding BES1/BZR1 homolog protein 2, translating into MTAGGSSGRLPTWKERENNKRRERRRRAIAAKIYTGLRTQGNFKLPKHCDNNEVLKALCAEAGWIVEEDGTTYRKGCKPPPTEIAGTPTNISACSSIQPSPQSSNFPSPVASYHASPTSSSFPSPSRFDGNPSTYLLPFLRNIASIPTNLPPLRISNSAPVTPPLSSPTSRGSKRKADWESLSNGTLNSLHHPLLAASAPSSPTRRHHLTPATIPECDESDASTVDSGRWVSFLAVAPHVAPPSPTFNLVKPVAQQSGFQDGVDRHGGLSWGAAAERGRGAEFEFENCRVKPWEGERIHEIGVDDLELTLGGGKARG; encoded by the exons ATGACAGCTGGTGGATCCTCAGGGAGGTTACCAACATGGAAGGAAAGAGAGAATaacaagagaagagaaagaaggagaagagcTATAGCTGCTAAGATATATACAGGTCTTAGAACTCAAGGGAATTTTAAGTTACCAAAACACTGTGATAATAATGAAGTCTTGAAAGCTCTTTGTGCTGAAGCTGGTTggattgttgaagaagatggtACCACTTATCGCAAg GGCTGCAAGCCGCCTCCAACTGAGATTGCAGGCACTCCAACAAATATCAGTGCATGTTCCTCAATTCAACCAAGTCCACAATCCTCCAATTTTCCAAGCCCTGTAGCTTCCTACCATGCTAGTCCAACATCCTCCTCATTCCCAAGCCCCTCTCGTTTCGATGGAAACCCCTCCACTTACCTCCTCCCATTCCTCCGAAACATAGCTTCCATCCCCACAAACCTCCCTCCTCTTAGAATATCCAATAGTGCTCCTGTAACCCCACCACTTTCTTCCCCTACATCTAGAGGTTCGAAACGGAAAGCCGACTGGGAATCCCTCTCAAATGGTACCCTTAACTCGCTTCACCATCCCCTTCTGGCAGCTTCTGCCCCATCAAGTCCTACGCGGCGCCACCATCTAACGCCTGCCACAATACCAGAATGTGATGAGTCTGATGCTTCCACTGTCGACTCTGGCCGCTGGGTGAGTTTTCTGGCAGTGGCACCCCATGTAGCTCCTCCCTCGCCAACTTTTAATCTTGTTAAACCAGTGGCACAACAGAGTGGTTTTCAGGATGGAGTTGATAGGCATGGTGGTTTAAGCTGGGGGGCAGCAGCAGAGAGGGGGAGAGGTGCGGAGTTTGAGTTTGAGAATTGTAGGGTGAAGCCATGGGAGGGCGAGAGGATTCATGAGATTGGGGTAGATGATCTTGAGCTCACACTTGGAGGTGGAAAAGCCCGTGGTTAA